A stretch of the Staphylococcus sp. NRL 16/872 genome encodes the following:
- a CDS encoding DCC1-like thiol-disulfide oxidoreductase family protein, whose product MPIIYYDGKCVYCYNYCIWLIQHGLPKSYEFTTINSEAGQNLFEQHPEAKNRNSVILQQGDHLEYKSTAIATLITKLPNYKWLGFLIRVVPLPIRNFGYNLFANNRNRMWKTHWHQPNEYEKSFFINDDRN is encoded by the coding sequence ATGCCAATCATTTATTATGATGGAAAATGTGTATACTGCTATAATTATTGTATTTGGTTAATTCAACATGGCTTACCAAAAAGTTATGAATTTACGACTATAAATAGTGAAGCGGGTCAAAATTTATTCGAACAACATCCTGAAGCTAAAAATAGAAATAGCGTTATATTACAACAAGGCGATCATTTAGAATATAAATCTACTGCAATTGCTACTTTAATCACAAAATTACCTAATTATAAATGGTTAGGATTTTTAATTAGAGTGGTGCCACTTCCAATTAGAAACTTTGGATATAACTTATTTGCTAATAATCGTAATAGAATGTGGAAGACGCATTGGCATCAACCAAACGAATATGAAAAATCATTCTTTATTAATGATGACAGAAATTAA
- a CDS encoding Dps family protein → MTQQDVVKELNQQVANWTVAFTKLHNFHWYVKGPNFFSLHAKFEELYNEASQYVDDLAERILAVGGNPVGTLKESLELSIIEEAGKGYKAEEMVEEFSKDLTNISKQLETAIKVAGDAGDDVSEDMFIGMQTSVDKHNWMLKSYLV, encoded by the coding sequence ATGACACAACAAGATGTCGTAAAAGAACTAAATCAACAAGTTGCAAACTGGACAGTAGCATTTACTAAATTGCATAATTTCCATTGGTATGTGAAAGGACCTAATTTCTTCTCATTACATGCTAAATTTGAAGAATTATACAATGAAGCTAGTCAATATGTAGATGATTTAGCTGAACGTATTTTAGCAGTTGGTGGTAATCCAGTTGGTACATTAAAAGAAAGCTTAGAGCTTTCAATTATTGAAGAAGCTGGGAAAGGATATAAAGCTGAAGAAATGGTTGAAGAATTCTCAAAAGATTTAACTAACATTTCAAAACAATTAGAAACAGCTATTAAAGTTGCTGGTGATGCAGGTGATGATGTATCTGAAGATATGTTTATCGGTATGCAAACATCAGTAGATAAACACAACTGGATGTTAAAATCATATTTAGTATAA
- a CDS encoding S-ribosylhomocysteine lyase yields MPKMNVESFNLDHTKVVAPFVRLAGTMEGLNGDVIKKYDIRFKQPNKEHMEMPGLHSLEHLMAENIRNHTDKVVDLSPMGCQTGFYVSFINHDDYDDVLNIIEKTLNDVLEATEVPACNEVQCGWAASHSLEGAKEIAQAFLDKRNQWNDVFGEGK; encoded by the coding sequence ATGCCAAAAATGAACGTTGAAAGCTTTAACTTAGATCATACTAAAGTTGTTGCCCCATTTGTACGCTTAGCAGGCACAATGGAAGGTTTAAATGGAGATGTTATTAAAAAATATGATATCCGTTTCAAACAACCTAACAAAGAACATATGGAAATGCCTGGTTTACATTCATTAGAACACTTAATGGCTGAAAACATTAGAAATCACACTGATAAAGTAGTTGATTTAAGTCCAATGGGTTGTCAAACAGGTTTCTACGTATCATTCATTAACCATGATGATTACGACGATGTTTTAAATATTATCGAAAAAACATTAAATGACGTGTTAGAAGCTACTGAAGTACCTGCTTGTAATGAAGTACAATGCGGATGGGCTGCAAGCCACTCTCTAGAAGGCGCTAAAGAAATTGCTCAAGCGTTCCTAGACAAACGCAATCAATGGAACGATGTATTCGGAGAAGGTAAATAA
- a CDS encoding EVE domain-containing protein, producing the protein MTEDVNYFWLNCGYTRWNHNEPLVGQTTLFESGAQFNPTQGFRAFKKAKPGDQVIFYQVQTDTGLLGIGEITSVQTGAQNKIRVEFEFNEELKPLTTDYLKRSEMLEFRMNNMRETLINQLTKDEFDLIIALGKGQEKLPRYFFLSETEMFEPGEYYTIYTHTYNGIKRNGYHFYNQLEVGDNLIFYDKNNDQSVVGIGEVSRHIHEKPPIAGRTNSTAIEIYYEKNITPVTLGALNKHPKLKNLYFLQENTKQAIASMSQTQYDAILDMSENDGVKSPFETIRKTEFVTNANEETIKPFILLVVDKREEGLKAANNLLQKTNANPVITSGHPDFTEDMLYGKYLPNESGALYYREGFITQLMPKNDKSYLVIDNFNRIDPDIFQTYINVLEGYEVTLPRYNKDGNMVKWSRNKDSFYHFNPNWHIIGVTYDRLEDIKLKYSTQFLKYTRIVKVNH; encoded by the coding sequence ATGACAGAAGATGTAAATTACTTTTGGCTTAATTGTGGTTATACGAGATGGAATCATAATGAGCCATTGGTAGGACAAACCACTTTATTTGAATCAGGAGCACAATTTAATCCTACTCAAGGTTTTCGCGCTTTTAAAAAAGCAAAACCAGGTGATCAAGTGATTTTTTATCAAGTCCAAACAGATACTGGATTATTAGGAATTGGAGAAATCACTAGTGTTCAAACAGGGGCACAAAATAAAATAAGAGTAGAATTTGAATTTAATGAAGAGTTAAAACCATTAACTACAGATTATTTAAAACGTAGTGAAATGTTAGAATTTCGTATGAACAATATGCGTGAAACGTTAATCAACCAATTAACAAAAGATGAATTTGATTTAATTATCGCTCTAGGCAAAGGTCAAGAGAAACTTCCACGTTACTTTTTCTTATCTGAAACTGAAATGTTTGAACCAGGTGAATATTATACTATATATACACATACCTACAATGGTATCAAACGTAATGGTTATCATTTTTATAACCAATTAGAAGTTGGAGACAATCTTATCTTTTACGATAAAAATAATGATCAATCTGTTGTGGGAATAGGTGAAGTATCACGTCATATACATGAAAAACCTCCAATTGCTGGACGTACAAATAGTACAGCTATTGAAATTTATTATGAAAAGAATATTACTCCCGTCACTTTAGGAGCGTTAAATAAACATCCTAAATTGAAAAATTTATATTTTTTACAAGAAAATACTAAACAAGCTATCGCAAGTATGAGCCAGACACAATATGATGCAATACTTGATATGAGTGAGAATGATGGCGTTAAATCTCCATTTGAAACAATAAGAAAGACTGAATTTGTCACAAATGCGAATGAAGAAACGATTAAACCGTTTATTCTTTTAGTCGTAGACAAACGTGAAGAAGGTTTAAAGGCTGCCAATAATTTACTGCAAAAAACCAATGCTAACCCTGTGATTACGAGTGGTCATCCTGATTTTACTGAAGATATGCTATATGGTAAATATTTACCGAATGAGTCAGGGGCCTTATATTATCGTGAAGGTTTTATTACACAGTTAATGCCTAAAAATGATAAAAGCTATTTAGTAATTGATAATTTCAATAGAATTGATCCTGATATATTTCAAACTTATATTAACGTTCTAGAAGGTTATGAAGTTACGTTACCAAGATATAATAAAGATGGAAATATGGTGAAATGGTCTCGTAATAAAGATTCATTTTATCACTTTAATCCAAATTGGCACATTATTGGTGTGACCTATGACAGACTTGAAGATATCAAACTTAAATATTCAACACAGTTTCTTAAATATACAAGAATCGTCAAAGTGAATCATTAA
- a CDS encoding metallophosphoesterase family protein — translation MKFAIITDVHGNFDALQTVLDDIDSREDIDKIYNLGDNIGIGHETNKVLDTIFERDDMEIIAGNHDEAVMSLVNNTPYPEDLKDKFYDHHQWIKGHMDEEYFDQLNLLPRYIETTICGKKLLFIHYEIENEKFELRIDEQPFSPIVNNEKESIIELFNDKEADLIAFGHNHQLHLYDDNQTIYFNPGSVGLNNGANAVYGIVTITENKCSVERVKLTYDNEEFLQGFDEKKVPAKQLIFDKFL, via the coding sequence ATGAAATTTGCTATTATTACTGATGTACATGGTAACTTTGATGCGTTACAAACTGTTTTAGATGACATTGATAGTAGGGAAGATATTGATAAAATTTATAACTTAGGTGATAACATCGGTATTGGTCATGAAACTAATAAAGTGCTAGATACGATATTTGAACGTGACGATATGGAAATTATTGCTGGTAATCATGATGAAGCGGTGATGTCATTAGTGAATAATACGCCGTATCCTGAGGATTTAAAAGATAAATTTTATGATCATCATCAATGGATTAAAGGTCATATGGATGAAGAGTACTTTGATCAATTAAATTTACTTCCTAGATATATCGAAACAACAATTTGTGGAAAAAAGCTGTTGTTTATTCATTATGAAATTGAAAATGAAAAATTTGAATTAAGAATTGATGAACAACCTTTTAGTCCTATTGTAAATAATGAAAAAGAAAGCATCATAGAATTATTTAATGATAAAGAAGCTGATTTAATCGCTTTTGGTCATAATCATCAATTACATTTATATGATGATAATCAAACCATTTATTTTAACCCAGGTTCAGTTGGTCTTAATAATGGGGCTAATGCTGTTTATGGGATTGTAACTATTACGGAAAATAAATGCTCAGTAGAAAGAGTGAAACTCACATATGATAACGAAGAATTTCTACAAGGGTTTGACGAGAAGAAAGTGCCAGCAAAACAATTAATTTTTGATAAATTTTTATAA
- the czrB gene encoding CDF family zinc efflux transporter CzrB, with product MTNHSHSHTHVHSHVHTNNKKILAISFIIIGLFMIIEIIGGFIANSLALLSDGLHMFSDTVSLGVALVAFIYAEKNATTTKTFGYKRFEVLAALFNGITLFVISIIIIVEAVKRFFAPPEVQSTEMFIISIIGLIVNIIVAIIMFRGGDTSHNLNMRGAFIHVLGDLLGSLGAIIAALLIWAFNFTVADPIASILVSLLILKSAYGITFSSLNILMEGTPSDVDLDEVILAITSHKDIQNVHDYHVWTISNDMNALSCHAVVSESLTVEKCEQILEEIEHDLSHLNIQHMTIQLETPKHKHDDSILCSGLHHELEHHHSHEH from the coding sequence ATGACTAATCATTCACATTCCCACACACATGTTCATAGTCATGTGCATACAAATAATAAAAAAATATTAGCGATTTCATTTATTATTATCGGACTTTTTATGATCATTGAAATTATTGGTGGCTTTATTGCTAACAGCTTAGCCTTACTTTCTGATGGACTGCATATGTTTAGTGACACCGTGTCACTCGGCGTAGCTTTAGTTGCTTTTATTTATGCTGAAAAAAATGCAACCACAACTAAAACATTTGGCTATAAACGTTTTGAAGTCCTAGCTGCACTATTCAATGGAATAACTTTATTCGTTATTAGTATCATCATTATTGTCGAAGCGGTGAAAAGATTTTTCGCACCACCGGAAGTACAATCTACTGAGATGTTTATTATTAGTATTATAGGCTTAATCGTCAATATTATAGTAGCAATAATCATGTTTAGAGGTGGCGACACTTCACATAATTTGAATATGCGTGGTGCTTTTATACACGTACTAGGTGACTTATTAGGTTCTTTGGGGGCGATTATTGCTGCTCTCCTTATTTGGGCTTTTAATTTCACTGTTGCCGACCCTATTGCAAGTATCCTTGTATCTTTATTAATTTTAAAAAGTGCTTACGGCATTACCTTTTCATCTTTAAATATACTCATGGAAGGTACGCCAAGTGATGTAGATTTAGATGAAGTCATCTTAGCAATCACCTCACATAAAGATATTCAAAATGTGCATGACTATCATGTATGGACAATTTCAAATGATATGAATGCATTAAGTTGTCACGCTGTAGTGAGTGAATCTCTTACTGTTGAAAAATGCGAACAAATACTTGAAGAGATAGAACATGATTTAAGCCATTTAAATATTCAACATATGACAATTCAACTTGAAACACCTAAACATAAACATGATGATTCTATTCTATGTTCAGGTTTACACCACGAACTTGAACATCATCATTCACATGAACACTAA
- the deoD gene encoding purine-nucleoside phosphorylase, which yields MTNGTPHIQPKGTKIAKTVLMPGDPLRAKYIADNFLENVEQFNEVRNMFGYTGTYKGKEISVMGSGMGIPSIGIYSYELYNFFDVETIIRVGSCGALQEDVNLYDVIIAQAASTNSNYVDQFNIPGHFAPIADFELVTKAKKVADNIGATSHVGNVLSSDTFYNADTTFNDSWHKMGILGIEMESAGLYLNAISAGKKALGIFTVSDHILRDEATTAEERQTSFTQMMEIALEIAE from the coding sequence ATGACAAATGGTACACCTCATATTCAACCTAAAGGAACTAAAATTGCTAAAACAGTTTTAATGCCTGGTGATCCTCTACGCGCAAAATATATTGCTGACAACTTCTTAGAAAACGTTGAACAGTTTAACGAAGTTCGTAATATGTTTGGCTATACTGGTACCTATAAAGGAAAAGAAATTTCAGTGATGGGATCAGGTATGGGTATCCCTAGTATCGGAATTTATTCTTATGAACTATATAATTTCTTTGATGTAGAAACGATTATTCGTGTAGGTTCATGTGGCGCGTTGCAAGAAGATGTTAATTTATATGACGTTATCATTGCACAAGCTGCTTCAACTAACTCAAACTATGTAGATCAATTCAATATCCCGGGTCATTTTGCACCAATCGCAGACTTTGAATTAGTTACAAAAGCTAAAAAAGTAGCAGATAATATCGGTGCAACAAGTCATGTAGGTAATGTTCTTTCATCTGATACTTTCTATAATGCTGATACTACATTCAATGATAGCTGGCATAAAATGGGTATCTTAGGTATTGAAATGGAATCAGCTGGCTTATATTTAAATGCTATCAGTGCAGGTAAAAAAGCTTTAGGTATCTTTACAGTAAGTGACCACATCTTAAGAGATGAAGCGACGACTGCTGAAGAACGTCAAACATCATTCACTCAAATGATGGAAATTGCTTTAGAAATCGCTGAATAA
- a CDS encoding SDR family oxidoreductase, translated as MSILVIGANGGVGSKLVQQLKDDNVTFTAGVRKEEQVSSLKEQNIEATLVDVEKDSIEELTEKFNGFDKVIFSVGSGGSTGADKTIIVDLDGAVKAIEASKKANIKHFVMVSTYDSRREAFDPSGDLKPYTIAKHYADNHLRESGVTYTIVHPGGLKDEEGTGQIEADLYFDGRGVIPREDVAAVLKEVVTSEDKYQNQEFQIITGDQNIQEALSRFQ; from the coding sequence ATGAGTATTCTAGTTATTGGCGCAAATGGTGGCGTAGGTTCTAAATTAGTTCAACAATTAAAAGATGATAATGTGACTTTTACAGCTGGTGTGCGTAAAGAAGAACAAGTATCATCATTAAAAGAACAAAATATTGAAGCTACTTTAGTAGATGTTGAAAAAGACAGTATTGAAGAATTAACAGAAAAATTTAATGGCTTTGATAAAGTTATCTTTTCAGTTGGTTCTGGTGGCAGCACTGGTGCTGACAAAACAATTATTGTTGATTTAGATGGCGCTGTTAAAGCTATTGAAGCTAGTAAAAAAGCAAATATTAAACATTTTGTAATGGTTTCTACTTACGACTCAAGACGTGAAGCCTTTGATCCTAGTGGCGATTTAAAACCATATACTATCGCTAAACACTATGCAGACAATCATTTAAGAGAATCTGGTGTGACTTACACAATTGTGCATCCTGGTGGTTTAAAAGACGAAGAAGGAACTGGACAAATCGAAGCGGACTTATACTTTGATGGTAGAGGCGTTATTCCACGTGAAGATGTAGCAGCAGTATTAAAAGAAGTTGTGACTTCTGAAGATAAATATCAAAATCAAGAATTCCAAATTATTACTGGTGATCAAAACATCCAAGAAGCGTTATCTCGTTTCCAATAA
- a CDS encoding metalloregulator ArsR/SmtB family transcription factor, which translates to MSTQFSEYATEDKNNEMTLTRVTEIFKALSDYNRLRIMELLQQGESSVGHITHALNLSQSNVSHQLKILKQAHLVKSSRHGQSMIYSIDDQHVSNLLKQAMHHAKHPRGDH; encoded by the coding sequence ATGTCTACTCAGTTTTCAGAGTATGCAACTGAAGATAAAAATAATGAAATGACGTTAACTAGAGTAACTGAAATTTTCAAAGCATTAAGTGATTACAATAGATTAAGAATTATGGAGCTTTTGCAACAAGGTGAATCAAGCGTAGGTCATATTACGCATGCGTTAAACTTGTCGCAATCGAATGTATCTCATCAATTAAAGATTTTAAAACAAGCACATCTTGTTAAATCTTCTAGACATGGTCAATCCATGATTTATTCTATTGATGATCAACATGTTTCTAATTTATTAAAACAAGCAATGCATCATGCTAAACATCCAAGAGGTGACCATTAA
- the deoB gene encoding phosphopentomutase, with protein MTTPFKRVHLIVMDSVGIGEGPDAVAFNDEGSHTLKHTLEGFNQELPNLQRLGLGNIDDLPVVNKVEHPGAFYTKLSEASVGKDTMTGHWEIMGLNIMQPFKVYPNGFPDELIQEIESITGRKVVANKPASGTAIIDELGEHQMKTGDLIVYTSADPVLQIAAHEDIIPLEELYDICEKVRELTKDPKYLIGRVIARPYVGEPGNFTRTSNRHDYALKPFGKTVMNSLKDNDYDVIAIGKINDIYDGEGVTEAIRTKNNMDGMDQLIEVVKKDFNGISFLNLVDFDALYGHRRDKEGYAQAIKDFDERLPELIDNLQEDDLVIITADHGNDPIADGTDHTREYIPVLMFSPKIKEYHELSGDTTFSSIGATIADNFNVALPEFGKSYLKEMGVER; from the coding sequence ATGACGACACCTTTTAAACGAGTACATTTAATTGTTATGGACTCAGTAGGTATTGGTGAAGGACCAGATGCTGTGGCATTTAACGATGAAGGATCACATACACTTAAACATACATTAGAAGGTTTCAATCAAGAATTACCTAATTTACAACGTTTAGGTTTAGGTAATATTGACGATTTACCTGTTGTAAATAAAGTAGAGCACCCAGGAGCATTCTACACTAAATTAAGTGAAGCTTCTGTAGGTAAAGATACGATGACAGGTCACTGGGAAATTATGGGGCTTAATATTATGCAACCATTCAAAGTGTATCCTAATGGCTTCCCTGATGAATTAATTCAAGAAATTGAATCAATCACTGGACGTAAAGTCGTAGCTAATAAACCAGCATCAGGTACTGCAATTATTGATGAACTTGGTGAACATCAAATGAAGACAGGGGATTTAATTGTTTATACAAGCGCTGACCCTGTCCTACAAATTGCTGCACATGAAGATATTATTCCATTAGAAGAACTTTACGATATTTGCGAAAAGGTTCGCGAGTTAACGAAAGACCCTAAATATTTAATTGGTCGTGTAATTGCTCGTCCATATGTTGGTGAACCTGGTAACTTCACACGTACCTCAAACCGTCACGACTATGCGTTAAAACCATTTGGAAAAACGGTTATGAATAGCCTTAAAGACAATGACTATGATGTTATTGCAATTGGTAAAATTAATGATATTTATGATGGTGAAGGCGTAACTGAAGCGATACGTACGAAAAATAATATGGATGGCATGGATCAATTAATTGAAGTAGTTAAGAAAGACTTCAATGGTATTAGTTTCTTAAACTTAGTTGACTTTGATGCATTGTATGGTCACCGTCGTGATAAAGAAGGGTATGCACAAGCGATTAAAGATTTCGATGAACGCTTACCTGAATTAATTGATAATTTACAAGAAGACGATTTAGTCATTATTACTGCTGACCATGGTAATGATCCGATTGCTGATGGTACAGACCATACGCGTGAATATATTCCAGTATTAATGTTTAGCCCTAAAATTAAGGAATATCATGAATTATCAGGTGATACAACGTTTAGTTCTATTGGAGCGACTATCGCGGATAATTTCAACGTAGCATTACCAGAATTCGGTAAAAGTTATTTAAAAGAAATGGGAGTTGAACGTTAA
- a CDS encoding pyrimidine-nucleoside phosphorylase gives MRMVDIIEKKRDGKALTKEEIEFFVEGYTKGDIPDYQASSLAMAIYFQDMDDEERAALTMAMVNSGDVIDLSQINGVKVDKHSTGGVGDTTTLVLAPLVAAVGVPVAKMSGRGLGHTGGTIDKLESIEGFHVEISEEEFIKLVNDNQVAVIGQSGNLTPADKKLYALRDVTGTVNSIPLIASSIMSKKIAAGADAIVLDVKTGNGAFMKTIADAENLAHAMVSIGNNVGRNTMAIISDMSQPLGRAIGNALELKEAIDTLQGEGPEDLTELVLTLGSQMVVLAGKADSLDQARQLLLDAIKNGSALAKFKTFLENQGGDASVVDAPEKLPTAKYQIDYKAKTSGVVAELIANEIGVASMMLGAGRQTKEDDIDLSVGIVLNKKVGDSVNESDSLLTIHSNREEIDDVIAKLDESITIKDQATAPNLIHKIITE, from the coding sequence ATGAGAATGGTAGATATCATTGAGAAAAAACGTGATGGGAAAGCTTTAACAAAAGAAGAAATTGAATTCTTTGTAGAGGGATATACTAAAGGGGATATTCCAGACTATCAAGCCTCAAGTTTAGCGATGGCAATTTATTTCCAAGATATGGATGATGAAGAACGTGCAGCTTTAACAATGGCAATGGTTAATTCGGGAGATGTCATTGATTTATCTCAAATTAATGGTGTGAAAGTTGATAAACATTCAACAGGTGGTGTAGGCGATACGACGACACTAGTATTAGCGCCATTAGTTGCAGCGGTAGGTGTACCAGTTGCTAAAATGAGCGGACGTGGCTTAGGTCACACAGGTGGTACGATAGATAAACTTGAATCAATTGAAGGCTTCCATGTAGAAATTTCAGAAGAGGAATTTATTAAGCTCGTTAATGATAACCAAGTTGCTGTTATCGGACAATCAGGTAACTTAACACCAGCAGATAAAAAATTATATGCATTAAGAGATGTAACTGGTACGGTAAACTCTATTCCATTAATCGCCTCTTCTATTATGAGTAAGAAAATTGCTGCTGGCGCTGACGCAATTGTATTAGATGTTAAAACAGGTAATGGTGCATTTATGAAGACAATTGCTGATGCTGAGAATTTAGCACATGCTATGGTGAGTATTGGTAATAATGTGGGTAGAAATACAATGGCGATTATTTCAGATATGAGCCAACCATTAGGTCGTGCTATCGGTAATGCTTTAGAATTAAAAGAAGCGATTGATACATTACAAGGCGAAGGACCTGAAGACTTAACTGAATTAGTGTTAACATTAGGTTCTCAAATGGTAGTACTTGCAGGTAAGGCTGATTCGCTTGATCAAGCACGTCAACTATTATTAGATGCAATTAAAAATGGTTCGGCGTTAGCTAAATTCAAGACATTTTTAGAGAACCAAGGTGGCGATGCATCAGTAGTAGATGCGCCTGAAAAGTTACCAACTGCGAAATATCAAATTGATTATAAAGCTAAAACTAGCGGTGTAGTAGCAGAACTCATTGCTAATGAAATTGGTGTAGCATCAATGATGTTAGGCGCTGGCAGACAAACTAAAGAAGACGATATCGACTTAAGCGTAGGTATTGTATTAAATAAAAAAGTAGGCGACAGCGTCAATGAAAGTGACTCATTATTAACGATTCATAGTAATCGAGAAGAAATTGATGATGTGATTGCTAAACTTGATGAAAGCATTACAATTAAAGACCAAGCAACTGCACCAAATTTAATTCATAAAATTATTACAGAGTAG
- the deoC gene encoding deoxyribose-phosphate aldolase — MNYAKYIDHTLLKPESTREQIDNIIKEAKEYGFKSICVNPTHVKYSAEQLKGSDVLVCTVIGFPLGATTTETKVFETKNAIDNGASEIDMVINVGALKDKRYDDVKNDIQEVVNAANGKTVKVIIETVLLTDDEKVKASELAKEAGAHFVKTSTGFAGGGATPEDVKLMKDTVGDDLEVKASGGVRNLEDFNKMIDAGATRIGASAGVQIIKGLESDSDY; from the coding sequence ATGAATTATGCAAAATATATCGATCACACATTATTAAAGCCTGAATCTACACGTGAACAAATCGATAATATTATTAAAGAAGCTAAGGAATATGGTTTCAAATCAATTTGTGTTAACCCAACACATGTTAAATACTCAGCGGAGCAATTAAAAGGTTCTGATGTATTAGTTTGCACAGTGATTGGTTTCCCTTTAGGTGCTACAACTACTGAAACTAAAGTGTTTGAAACTAAAAATGCTATCGATAACGGTGCTTCAGAAATTGACATGGTAATCAATGTTGGTGCGCTTAAAGATAAACGTTACGACGATGTTAAGAATGACATTCAAGAAGTCGTTAACGCTGCTAATGGTAAAACAGTCAAAGTGATTATCGAAACTGTTTTATTAACTGATGACGAGAAAGTAAAAGCTTCAGAATTAGCTAAAGAAGCAGGTGCTCACTTTGTTAAAACATCAACTGGTTTCGCTGGAGGCGGTGCTACACCTGAAGATGTTAAATTAATGAAAGACACAGTAGGCGATGATTTAGAAGTGAAAGCTTCTGGTGGCGTACGTAACCTTGAAGACTTCAATAAGATGATTGATGCTGGTGCTACACGTATTGGTGCTAGTGCAGGTGTCCAAATCATTAAAGGTTTAGAATCTGATTCTGATTATTAA
- a CDS encoding type I phosphomannose isomerase catalytic subunit, translated as MPLFLKPIFHEKVWGGNQLLRFNYDIPSDQTGECWGISAHPNGRNVILNGPYADQTLDRVWNDHRELFGDFPSKDFPLLCKVVDAKEPLSVHVHPDDAYAYEFENGQYGKSECWYIIDAEEDAEIIIGTAFENKEALQEAIDSDTLLENLRKVKVKPGEFYFIPAGTIHSIGAGITAYETMQSSDISYRIYDYHRNRHDETSLDIEKALDVTQFLTEIPSVVPENEIIENHKCSHIVSNDFFTMVKWEVSGTLNYMKPREFCLVSVLEGEGNIIIDGEIFKLEKGSNFILTSEDLDSVFEGNFTLIISYL; from the coding sequence ATGCCATTATTTTTAAAGCCTATTTTTCATGAAAAAGTATGGGGTGGTAACCAATTACTGCGCTTTAATTATGATATACCAAGCGACCAAACTGGAGAGTGTTGGGGCATTTCAGCACATCCAAATGGACGTAATGTTATTCTTAATGGACCATATGCTGATCAAACGTTAGACCGAGTGTGGAACGATCATAGAGAGTTATTTGGAGATTTTCCAAGTAAAGACTTTCCACTTTTATGCAAAGTTGTAGATGCAAAAGAACCATTATCTGTCCATGTTCATCCTGATGATGCTTATGCATATGAATTTGAAAATGGACAATACGGTAAATCAGAATGTTGGTATATTATTGATGCTGAAGAAGATGCAGAAATCATAATTGGAACTGCATTTGAAAATAAAGAAGCACTTCAAGAAGCAATCGATAGCGATACGCTATTAGAGAACTTAAGAAAGGTAAAAGTAAAACCTGGCGAATTTTATTTTATTCCCGCAGGCACAATCCATTCTATTGGTGCAGGGATAACAGCATATGAAACAATGCAATCTTCTGATATTTCTTATCGTATATATGACTATCACAGAAATCGTCATGATGAAACGTCACTTGACATAGAAAAGGCACTGGATGTAACACAGTTTTTGACAGAAATACCTAGTGTTGTACCTGAAAATGAAATTATTGAAAATCATAAATGTAGTCATATCGTTTCAAATGATTTCTTTACAATGGTGAAATGGGAAGTTAGTGGAACATTAAATTATATGAAACCTAGAGAGTTTTGTTTAGTGTCTGTATTAGAAGGCGAAGGTAATATTATTATAGATGGGGAAATCTTTAAGTTAGAAAAGGGTTCTAATTTTATTTTGACTTCTGAAGATTTAGATAGTGTGTTTGAAGGTAATTTCACTTTGATTATCAGTTACCTATAG